The proteins below are encoded in one region of Thermoflexus hugenholtzii JAD2:
- a CDS encoding FtsW/RodA/SpoVE family cell cycle protein, producing MIGWLQERLGEWRRFDVGLLLGVMALMAISIPTIASAVLRSPDLADVPRRQATFALIGIALILATSSVNYRVWGTFHQGLYLLLVGLLLLALIAGRSQIAPVRRWLEVASVNIQPAELAKLLLILSLGRFLADREEQLDSFRTVLLAFGYLLLPAALIFLQPNLSTAVVLAVIGLAMLFVWGIRPRHLLAVGVLSLPLALGAWTMMLPYMRGRLLHFLGLQPDPNTAYNLTQALITIGSGGLWGTGWGQSPQNVWGFLRVRHTDFLFAVLAGEFGLVGALGVIALYLWVLGRILRIAWTAEDTYGRLIAVGVGTWIAFQALANIGMNVGLTPVAGLPLPFLSYGGSALLSLCLGIGLVQSVQIHRLAFSIRG from the coding sequence ATGATCGGGTGGCTGCAGGAACGTCTGGGGGAATGGCGTCGCTTCGATGTCGGGCTGCTCCTAGGGGTGATGGCCTTGATGGCCATCAGCATCCCGACCATCGCCAGCGCCGTGTTGCGCTCCCCGGATCTCGCAGACGTCCCCCGGCGGCAGGCGACCTTCGCCCTGATCGGGATCGCCCTCATCCTCGCCACATCCTCGGTGAACTACCGGGTTTGGGGAACCTTCCACCAGGGGCTCTATCTGCTCCTCGTCGGCCTGCTGCTGCTCGCCCTGATCGCCGGCCGCAGCCAGATCGCCCCGGTCCGCCGCTGGCTGGAGGTGGCCTCGGTGAACATCCAGCCGGCAGAGCTGGCCAAGCTCCTCCTGATCCTCAGCCTGGGCCGTTTCCTGGCGGACCGTGAGGAACAGCTGGACTCCTTCCGAACGGTGCTGCTGGCCTTCGGCTACCTCCTGCTGCCGGCGGCGTTGATCTTCCTCCAGCCCAATCTGAGCACAGCGGTGGTGCTCGCCGTCATCGGGCTGGCCATGCTGTTCGTCTGGGGGATCCGTCCCCGGCATCTCCTGGCCGTGGGGGTCTTGAGCCTTCCCCTGGCCCTTGGGGCGTGGACGATGATGCTGCCTTACATGCGGGGGCGCCTGCTGCACTTCCTGGGCCTGCAGCCGGATCCGAACACCGCCTACAACCTCACCCAGGCCCTGATCACCATCGGCAGCGGAGGGCTGTGGGGGACCGGCTGGGGGCAGAGCCCCCAGAACGTCTGGGGCTTCCTGCGGGTCCGCCACACGGACTTCCTCTTCGCCGTCCTGGCGGGCGAGTTCGGCCTGGTGGGGGCCCTGGGGGTCATCGCCCTTTACCTGTGGGTCCTCGGGCGCATCCTTCGGATCGCCTGGACGGCGGAGGATACCTACGGCCGGCTGATCGCCGTCGGGGTGGGGACCTGGATCGCCTTCCAGGCTCTGGCCAACATCGGGATGAACGTGGGGCTGACGCCGGTGGCCGGCCTCCCCCTCCCCTTCCTGAGCTACGGCGGGAGCGCCCTCCTCTCCCTATGCCTCGGGATCGGTCTCGTCCAGAGCGTGCAGATCCACCGCCTGGCCTTCTCGATACGCGGGTGA
- the minE gene encoding cell division topological specificity factor MinE — protein sequence MSWLDRLRGQPSPRETAKQRLQVILVHDRSDLSPGLLEVIKDEIIAVLSRHVPIIAEEVRVTVTQDARECRLVADIPLGNRPSRS from the coding sequence ATGAGCTGGCTGGATCGACTGCGAGGACAGCCCTCGCCCCGGGAGACCGCCAAGCAACGCCTGCAGGTGATCCTGGTTCATGACCGCAGCGACCTCTCCCCGGGGTTGCTGGAGGTCATCAAGGACGAGATCATCGCCGTCCTCTCCCGCCACGTGCCCATCATCGCCGAAGAGGTGCGGGTGACCGTGACCCAGGATGCGCGGGAGTGCCGCCTGGTGGCGGACATCCCGCTGGGGAACCGGCCGAGCCGATCATGA